From the Salarias fasciatus chromosome 16, fSalaFa1.1, whole genome shotgun sequence genome, one window contains:
- the fhl2a gene encoding four and a half LIM domains protein 2a — MTERYDCHYCKESLFGKKYVLREENPYCVKCYESLYSNSCEDCKKSIGCNTRDLSYKDRHWHEDCFKCFQCKRSLVDKPFSTKDEQLLCTECYSNEYSSKCHDCKKTIMPGSRKMEHKGNNWHETCFTCQRCQQPIGTKSFIPKENNNFCVPCYEKQFAMQCIQCKKAITTGGVTYREQPWHKDCFLCTSCKQQLSGQRFTSRDDFAYCLNCFCNLYAKKCASCTTPISGLGGSKYISFEERQWHNDCFNCKKCSVSLVGRGFLTERDDILCPECGKDI, encoded by the exons ATGACTGAGCGCTACGACTGCCACTACTGTAAGGAGTCCCTGTTTGGGAAGAAGTACGTGCTGCGAGAGGAGAACCCCTACTGCGTCAAGTGTTACGAGAGCCTGTACTCCAACTCCTGTGAGGACTGCAAGAAGTCCATCGGCTGCAACACCAGG GATCTGTCCTACAAGGACCGCCACTGGCATGAGGACTGCTTCAAGTGCTTCCAGTGCAAGCGCTCCCTGGTGGACAAACCCTTCTCCACCAAGGACGAGCAGCTGCTGTGCACCGAGTGCTACTCCAACGAGTACTCGTCCAAGTGCCACGACTGCAAGAAGACCATCATGCCAG GCTCCAGGAAGATGGAGCACAAGGGGAACAACTGGCACGAGACCTGCTTCACCTGCCAGCGGTGCCAGCAGCCCATCGGCACCAAGAGCTTCATCCCCAAGGAGAACAACAACTTCTGTGTGCCCTGCTACGAGAAGCAGTTCGCCATGCAGTGCATCCAATGCAAGAAG GCCATCACCACCGGCGGGGTGACCTACCGCGAGCAGCCCTGGCACAAGGACTGCTTCCTGTGCACCAGCTGCAAGCAGCAGCTGTCCGGCCAGAGGTTCACCTCCCGGGACGACTTCGCCTACTGCCTCAACTGCTTCTGCAACCTGTATGCCAAGAAGTGCGCCTCCTGCACCACCCCCATCAGCG GCCTCGGGGGCAGTAAGTACATCTCCTTCGAGGAGCGCCAGTGGCACAACGACTGCTTCAACTGCAAGAAGTGCTCCGTGTCCCTGGTGGGCCGCGGCTTCCTCACCGAGCGCGACGACATCCTGTGCCCGGAGTGCGGCAAGGACATCTGA
- the c16h2orf49 gene encoding ashwin: protein MAASREQNGKSVSSSNVDLLLHPELLSQDFMRIILSEKNVSTRDCGSRDRLTELYVRHVMPLPQRTLPDNRWGRRMEKSRGGRGAAGQRTDSSSIDHKRKRPLIVFDGSSSLSGPTKVKKPEGSTASTGTSDRLKPPPAANLSNSIRKLTGSTSSSSLHQSRDNSSLKREANTSDVLKSPEAKKKIQHVTWP from the exons ATGGCGGCGTCCAGGGAGCAAAACGGAAAGTCTGTCTCTTCTTCAAACGTTGATCTCTTGTTGCACCCCGAGCTGCTGTCTCAGGATTTCATGCGGATCATTTTGAGTGAG AAAAACGTCAGTACGAGAGACTGTGGGAGCAGAGACCGGCTGACGGAGCTGTACGTCCGGCACGTGATGCCGCTGCCGCAGAGGACTTTACCCGACAACCGCTGGGGAAGGAGGATGGAGAAGagccgaggaggacgaggcgcTGCGGGACAGCGGACAGACAG CTCCAGTATTGATCACAAAAGGAAAAGGCCTCTGATTGTCTTCGACGGGAGTTCGTCTCTTTCTGGTCCAACAAAAGTGAAGAAACCAGAAGGCTCCACGGCGTCAACGGGAACCAGCGACAGGTTAAAGCCTCCTCCGGCTGCTAATCTGTCCAACTCCATCCGGAAGCTGACGGGCAGCACGTCGTCCTCGTCCCTGCATCAGAGCAGGGACAACTCCAGCCTCAAGCGGGAAGCAAACACTTCG GATGTGTTGAAATCTCCAGAAGCAAAGAAAAAGATCCAGCATGTGACGTGGccctga
- the gpr45 gene encoding high-affinity lysophosphatidic acid receptor has protein sequence MAYCNESLLEECGFMQPHNAGEAAGSLAPEAATPLISVTLRVTLAAVMIFMITIGFLGNAIVCLIVYQKPAMRSAINLLLATLAFSDIMLSLLCMPFAAVTVATADWSFGSGFCRASIMLYWLFVLEGVSILLIISVDRFLIIVQRQDKLTPHRAKLLIAGSWVLSLCVSLPSVVGWRTGAAGIGGAWAPQCVLGYSESLADRGYTVLLAVAVFFVPFTIMLYSYMCILNTVRRNTLRIHNHASERSCLPALNQVSKMRLTGLQRPPPIKVDMSFKTRAFTTILILFVGFSVCWLPHTVVSLLAVFSRQFYYSSVFYPVSIGALWLSYLKTVFNPVIYCWRIRKFREACQEFIPKSCRLCPRVPGRSHRRVRPSNIYVCSETQSAV, from the coding sequence ATGGCGTACTGCAACGAGAGCCTGCTGGAGGAGTGCGGCTTCATGCAGCCTCACAACGCGGGCGAGGCGGCAGGAAGCCTGGCTCCTGAAGCCGCCACTCCGCTCATATCGGTCACTCTCCGCGTCACCCTGGCAGCCGTAATGATCTTCATGATCACCATCGGTTTCCTCGGCAACGCCATCGTGTGCCTGATCGTTTACCAGAAGCCGGCCATGCGCTCCGCCATCAACCTGCTGCTGGCCACGCTGGCCTTCTCCGACATCATGCTGTCGCTGCTCTGCATGCCGTTCGCCGCCGTCACCGTGGCCACGGCCGACTGGAGCTTCGGCAGCGGATTCTGCCGCGCCTCCATCATGCTGTACTGGCTCTTCGTCCTGGAGGGGGTGtccatcctcctcatcatcagcGTGGACCGCTTCCTCATCATCGTGCAGCGGCAGGACAAGCTGACCCCCCACAGAGCCAAGCTGCTGATCGCCGGCTCCTGGGTGCTCAGCCTGTGCGTGTCGCTGCCCTCCGTGGTGGGCTGGAGGACGGGCGCGGCGGGGATCGGGGGCGCCTGGGCGCCGCAGTGCGTGCTGGGATACAGCGAGTCCCTGGCGGACCGCGGCTACACCGTGCTGCTGGCCGTGGCCGTGTTCTTCGTGCCGTTCACCATCATGCTCTACTCCTACATGTGCATCCTCAACACGGTGCGGCGCAACACCCTGCGCATCCACAACCACGCCAGCGAGCGCTCCTGCCTGCCGGCGCTCAACCAGGTCAGCAAGATGAGGCTGACCGGGCTGCAGCGGCCGCCCCCCATCAAGGTGGACATGAGCTTCAAGACCAGAGCCTTCAccaccatcctcatcctcttcgTGGGCTTCTCGGTGTGCTGGCTGCCGCACACCGTGGTCAGCCTGCTGGCCGTGTTCAGCCGCCAGTTCTACTACAGCTCCGTCTTCTACCCCGTCAGCATCGGCGCGCTGTGGCTCAGCTACCTGAAGACCGTCTTCAACCCCGTCATCTACTGCTGGCGGATCCGCAAGTTCCGGGAGGCCTGCCAGGAGTTCATCCCCAAGAGCTGCAGGCTGTGTCCGCGGGTTCCCGGCCGCAGCCACCGCCGGGTGAGGCCCAGCAACATCTACGTGTGCAGCGAGACTCAGTCCGCCGTGTGA
- the pou3f3a gene encoding POU domain, class 3, transcription factor 3-A, producing MLWGMATATSSPYLASSRILSGSVLHPDRRGGGMQPGSAAVTTVSSGYRGDPPVKMVQSDFMHGAMVASNGGHMLSHAHQWVTSLPHAAAAAAAAAAAAAEAGAHWPPSPQPQELKRGTGRDDLHSGSALHHRSPHVGGHQAHPGAWGGSAAAHISISEGGQQQQQQPQQQQQQQPLIYSQPGGFTVNGMLSSQSLMHSGLVRGESPELDHGSHHHHHHHHNHHAHHHQHHGVGHDSHSDEDTPTSDDLEHFAKQFKQRRIKLGFTQADVGLALGTLYGNVFSQTTICRFEALQLSFKNMCKLKPLLNKWLEEADSTTGSPTSIDKIATQGRKRKKRTSIEVSVKGALESHFLKCPKPSAQEINSLADTLQLEKEVVRVWFCNRRQKEKRMTPPGLPRTPEDAYSQVGALGADTPSPSIDCKRMYSDT from the coding sequence ATGCTCTGGGGGATGGCAACAGCCACCTCAAGCCCCTACCTAGCCAGCAGCAGGATCCTATCCGGCTCGGTCCTCCACCCGGACCGGAGAGGCGGTGGCATGCAGCCGGGCAGCGCCGCTGTGACCACCGTGTCTAGTGGATACAGAGGCGACCCTCCAGTCAAGATGGTGCAGAGTGACTTCATGCACGGGGCGATGGTGGCGAGCAACGGGGGGCACATGCTCAGCCATGCCCACCAGTGGGTGACATCGCTGCCTCAcgcggcggccgcggcggctgcggcggcggcggcggccgcagaGGCCGGCGCTCACTGGCCCCCCAGCCCCCAGCCGCAGGAGCTGAAGAGGGGCACCGGCAGGGACGACCTCCACTCGGGGTCAGCCCTGCACCACCGGTCCCCGCATGTGGGAGGCCACCAGGCGCACCCGGGCGCTTGGGGAGGCTCCGCCGCGGCGCACATCAGCATCTCGGagggggggcagcagcagcagcagcagccgcagcagcagcagcagcagcagccgctcaTCTACTCCCAGCCCGGCGGATTTACAGTCAACGGGATGCTGAGCTCCCAGAGCCTCATGCACTCGGGGCTGGTGCGCGGGGAGTCCCCCGAGCTGGACCACGgcagccaccaccaccaccatcaccatcacaaCCACCACGcgcaccaccaccagcaccacggAGTGGGCCACGACTCGCACTCGGACGAGGACACGCCGACGTCCGACGACTTGGAGCATTTCGCCAAGCAGTTCAAGCAGCGGCGGATCAAGCTGGGCTTCACGCAGGCGGACGTCGGCCTGGCTCTGGGCACGCTGTACGGCAACGTCTTCTCCCAGACCACCATCTGCAGGTTCGAGgcgctgcagctcagcttcaAGAACATGTGCAAGCTCAAGCCTCTGCTCAACAAATGGCTGGAGGAGGCCGACTCCACGACCGGGAGCCCCACCAGCATCGACAAGATCGCCACCCAgggcaggaagaggaaaaagcGCACGTCCATCGAGGTGAGCGTAAAAGGCGCGCTGGAGAGCCACTTCCTCAAATGCCCCAAGCCCTCCGCGCAGGAGATCAACTCTCTGGCGGACActctgcagctggagaaggaggtggtccgggtctggttctgcaacCGCCGGCAGAAGGAGAAGCGCATGACGCCGCCCGGACTGCCGCGCACGCCGGAGGACGCGTATTCACAGGTGGGCGCCCTGGGAGCGGACACGCCGTCCCCCTCCATAGACTGCAAGAGGATGTACAGCGACACGTGA